A window of the Brassica oleracea var. oleracea cultivar TO1000 chromosome C1, BOL, whole genome shotgun sequence genome harbors these coding sequences:
- the LOC106306431 gene encoding putative methyltransferase DDB_G0268948 has translation MSVVEYEADIYLDARPTYPADWYSKLAALSHHHHLAWDAGTGNGQAATGIAEHYDRVIATDVSETMINLGKPHRKVTYHHTPSSMTEDEMVDLIGGENSVDLITVATAVHWFDLPRFYAIAKRLLRKPGGIIAVWSYTTEMAVSPEFDPVMARFTEKALPYFKFPECQYVVDGYKSLPFPFESVGLGSEGKPMELEIKRTVSFEGFLRMVRSWSAIGAAKEKGVELLSEDVVKELEMAWGGSELVRTIVYKTFMLAGTVRK, from the exons ATGTCAGTCGTTGAGTATGAAGCAGATATCTACCTAGACGCACGCCCCACTTACCCCGCCGATTGGTACTCCAAGCTCGCCGCTCTCTCTCACCATCACCACCTCGCCTGGGACGCCGGAACCGGAAACGGCCAAGCCGCAACCGGC ATCGCGGAGCACTACGACAGAGTCATCGCGACGGACGTGAGCGAGACGATGATAAATCTCGGGAAACCGCATCGGAAAGTAACTTACCACCACACGCCGTCGTCGATGACGGAAGACGAGATGGTGGATCTGATCGGAGGAGAGAACTCCGTGGATCTAATAACGGTGGCCACCGCCGTACACTGGTTCGATCTCCCGAGATTCTACGCGATCGCGAAACGTCTCCTCCGTAAACCGGGAGGGATCATCGCCGTGTGGAGCTACACCACGGAAATGGCGGTGAGTCCCGAGTTCGACCCGGTGATGGCTCGGTTTACCGAGAAAGCGTTGCCGTATTTTAAGTTCCCTGAGTGTCAGTATGTTGTGGACGGTTACAAATCGTTGCCGTTTCCGTTCGAGAGCGTGGGCCTGGGCTCTGAGGGTAAGCCCATGGAGCTGGAGATTAAAAGGACGGTGTCGTTTGAAGGATTCTTGCGGATGGTGCGGTCGTGGTCTGCTATTGGCGCGGCTAAGGAAAAAGGAGTTGAGTTGTTGTCGGAAGATGTAGTGAAAGAGCTCGAGATGGCCTGGGGTGGATCCGAGCTGGTTCGAACCATCGTCTACAAGACGTTTATGCTCGCAGGAACCGTTAGAAAATAG
- the LOC106301718 gene encoding putative lipid-binding protein AIR1, which produces MASKNITIALFLTINLVFFGFTMAQAPGPQAPICPRSSTQVQACVNRLTSIVGLNVLPLTQCCSLVAGLAPSVASVCICNSLKLSVLDILGITVTLGQVLGSCGVSPPAGFICA; this is translated from the coding sequence ATGGCTTCAAAGAACATCACCATAGCTCTCTTCCTCACCATCAACCTCGTCTTCTTCGGCTTTACCATGGCCCAAGCTCCCGGACCTCAAGCTCCGATATGTCCCAGAAGCTCCACCCAGGTCCAAGCTTGTGTCAACAGGCTTACCTCTATCGTGGGCCTTAACGTTCTACCGCTGACGCAATGCTGTTCTCTAGTGGCTGGACTTGCCCCCTCTGTGGCCTCTGTCTGCATCTGCAATTCCTTAAAACTGTCAGTTCTCGACATTCTGGGTATCACTGTGACACTTGGTCAGGTTCTTGGGTCCTGCGGTGTTTCTCCCCCAGCTGGTTTCATATGCGCCTAA